A section of the Indicator indicator isolate 239-I01 chromosome 39, UM_Iind_1.1, whole genome shotgun sequence genome encodes:
- the LOC128978849 gene encoding signal transducer and activator of transcription 5B isoform X3: MAVWIQAQQLQGEALRQMQALYGQHFPIEVRHYLSQWIESQAWDSIDLDNPQENVKATQLLEGLIQELQKKADHQVGEDGFLLKIKLGHYATQLQNTYDRCPMELVRCIRHILYHEQRLVREANNSPSPAGSLVDAMSQKHLQINQTFEELRLITQDSENELKKLQQTQEYFIIQYQENMRLQAQFSQLSQLGPQERLSRETPLQQKKASLEAWLHREAQTLQQYRVDLAEKHQKTLQLLRKQQTTILDDELIQWKRRQQLAGNGGPPEGTLDVLQTWCEKLAEIIWQNRQQIRRAEHLCQQLPIPGPVEEMLSELNSTITDIISALVTSTFIIEKQPPQVLKTQTKFAATVRLLVGGKLNVHMNPPQVKATIISEQQAKALLKNESTRNESSGEILNNCCVMEYHQATGTLSAHFRNMSLKRIKRSDRRGAESVTEEKFTILFESQFSVGGNELVFQVKTLSLPVVVIVHGSQDNNATATVLWDNAFAEPGRVPFAVPDKVQWPQLCEALNMKFKAEVQSSRGLTKENLVFLAQKLFNSTSSHLEDYSSTTVSWSQFNRENLPGRNYTFWQWFDGVMEVLKKHLKPHWNDGAILGFVNKQQAHDLLINKPDGTFLLRFSDSEIGGITIAWKFDSSERMFWNLMPFTTRDFSIRSLADRLGDLSYLIYVFPDRPKDEVFSKYYTPVLCESTPAKAVDGYVKPQIKQVVPDPDTVLDPEGDFDLDDTMDVAQHVEELLRRPMDSQWIPHAQS, from the exons ATGGCGGTGTGGATCCAGGCgcagcagctccagggtgaAGCCCTGCGGCAGATGCAGGCTCTCTATGGGCAGCACTTCCCCATCGAGGTGCGGCACTACCTGTCGCAGTGGATTGAGAGCCAGGCCTG GGACTCCATCGACCTTGACAACCCCCAGGAGAACGTGAAGGCGAcgcagctgctggaggggctgatccaggagctgcagaagaaggCAGACCACCAAGTGGGCGAGGATGGCTTCTTGCTGAAGATCAAACTGGGCCACTATGCCACGCAGCTGCAG AACACCTACGACCGGTGCCCCATGGAGCTGGTGCGCTGCATCCGGCACATCCTGTACCATGAGCAGCGCCTGGTGCGGGAGGCCAACAAC agcccctccccagctggaTCGCTGGTGGATGCCATGTCCCAGAAGCACCTGCAGATCAATCAGACCTTCGAGGAGCTGCGGCTCATCACGCAGGACTCGGAGAACGAGCtcaagaaactgcagcagacGCAGGAGTACTTCATCATCCAGTACCAGGAGAACATGCGCCTCCAAG CCCAGttctcccagctctcccagctgggCCCCCAGGAGCGCCTGTCACGAGAGacacctctgcagcagaagaagGCATCGCTTGAGGCCTGGCTGCACCGGGAGGCCCAGACACTACAGCAGTACCGAGTG GACCTGGCTGAGAAGCACCAGAAGACGCTGCAGCTGCTGCGCAAGCAGCAAACCACCATCCTGGATGATGAACTGATCCAGTGGAAGCGtcgccagcagctggcaggcaaTGGGGGCCCCCCCGAGGGCACCCTGGATGTGCTGCAGACCTG GTGCGAGAAGCTGGCGGAGATCATCTGGCAGAACCGACAGCAGATCCGGCGGGCAGAgcacctgtgccagcagctgccaatCCCGGGCCCGGTGGAGGAGATGCTGTCGGAGCTGAACAGCACCATCACAGACATCATCTCTGCCCTGGTCACCAG TACCTTCATCATCGAGAAGCAGCCCCCCCAGGTGCTGAAGACCCAGACCAAGTTCGCAGCCACTGTGCGGCTCCTGGTGGGGGGCAAGCTGAATGTGCACATGAACCCCCCCCAGGTGAAGGCCACCATCATCAGCGAGCAGCAGGCTAAGGCCTTGCTCAAGAACGAGAGCACCCGCAA CGAGAGCAGTGGGGAGATCCTCAACAACTGCTGTGTGATGGAGTACCACCAGGCCACCGGCACGCTGAGTGCCCACTTCCGCAACATG TCCCTGAAGAGGATCAAGCGCTCGGACCGGCGTGGGGCGGAGTCGGTGACAGAGGAGAAATTCACCATCCTCTTTGAGTCACAGTTCAGTGTCGGTGGCAATGAGTTGGTCTTCCAGGTGAAG ACCctgtccctgcccgtggtggTGATTGTGCATGGGAGCCAGGACAACAATGCCACGGCCACTGTGCTCTGGGACAATGCCTTTGCCGAGCCT GGCCGTGTGCCCTTCGCGGTGCCAGACAAGGTGCAGTGGCCGCAGCTGTGCGAGGCGCTCAACATGAAGTTcaaggcagaggtgcagagcaGCCGTGGGCTGACCAAGGAGAATTTGGTGTTCCTGGCACAGAAGCTCTTCAACAGCACCAGCTCCCACCTGGAGGACTACAGCAGCACCACAGTATCCTGGTCCCAGTTCAACCGG GAAAACCTTCCCGGGAGGAACTACACCTTCTGGCAGTGGTTCGATGGTgtcatggaggtgctgaagAAGCATCTGAAGCCGCACTGGAACGATGG GGCCATCCTGGGCTTTGTCAACAAGCAGCAGGCTCACGACCTGCTCATCAACAAGCCGGATGGGACCTTCCTGCTGCGCTTCAGCGACTCCGAGATTGGTGGCATCACCATTGCTTGGAAGTTCGACTCCT ccGAGAGGATGTTCTGGAACCTGATGCCTTTCACCACCAGGGACTTCTCCATCCGCTCCCTGGCTGACCGCCTGGGAGACCTCAGTTACTTGATCTATGTGTTCCCTGACCGGCCCAAGGATGAGGTCTTCTCCAAGTACTACACACCGGTTCTCTGTGAGTCCACGCCAG CCAAAGCCGTGGATGGATATGTGAAGCCACAGATCAAGCAAGTGGTGCCAGA CCCTGACACGGTGCTGGACCCTGAGGGCGACTTCGACCTGGATGACACCATGGACGTGGCGCAGCatgtggaggagctgctgcggCGCCCCATGGACAGTCAGTGGATCCCCCATGCCCAGTCGTGA
- the LOC128978849 gene encoding signal transducer and activator of transcription 5B isoform X1, with the protein MAVWIQAQQLQGEALRQMQALYGQHFPIEVRHYLSQWIESQAWDSIDLDNPQENVKATQLLEGLIQELQKKADHQVGEDGFLLKIKLGHYATQLQNTYDRCPMELVRCIRHILYHEQRLVREANNSPSPAGSLVDAMSQKHLQINQTFEELRLITQDSENELKKLQQTQEYFIIQYQENMRLQAQFSQLSQLGPQERLSRETPLQQKKASLEAWLHREAQTLQQYRVDLAEKHQKTLQLLRKQQTTILDDELIQWKRRQQLAGNGGPPEGTLDVLQTWCEKLAEIIWQNRQQIRRAEHLCQQLPIPGPVEEMLSELNSTITDIISALVTSTFIIEKQPPQVLKTQTKFAATVRLLVGGKLNVHMNPPQVKATIISEQQAKALLKNESTRNESSGEILNNCCVMEYHQATGTLSAHFRNMSLKRIKRSDRRGAESVTEEKFTILFESQFSVGGNELVFQVKTLSLPVVVIVHGSQDNNATATVLWDNAFAEPGRVPFAVPDKVQWPQLCEALNMKFKAEVQSSRGLTKENLVFLAQKLFNSTSSHLEDYSSTTVSWSQFNRENLPGRNYTFWQWFDGVMEVLKKHLKPHWNDGAILGFVNKQQAHDLLINKPDGTFLLRFSDSEIGGITIAWKFDSSERMFWNLMPFTTRDFSIRSLADRLGDLSYLIYVFPDRPKDEVFSKYYTPVLCESTPAKAVDGYVKPQIKQVVPEFVSASGDSAPGGATYMDQVPSPAVCSQPHYNMYTQNPDTVLDPEGDFDLDDTMDVAQHVEELLRRPMDSQWIPHAQS; encoded by the exons ATGGCGGTGTGGATCCAGGCgcagcagctccagggtgaAGCCCTGCGGCAGATGCAGGCTCTCTATGGGCAGCACTTCCCCATCGAGGTGCGGCACTACCTGTCGCAGTGGATTGAGAGCCAGGCCTG GGACTCCATCGACCTTGACAACCCCCAGGAGAACGTGAAGGCGAcgcagctgctggaggggctgatccaggagctgcagaagaaggCAGACCACCAAGTGGGCGAGGATGGCTTCTTGCTGAAGATCAAACTGGGCCACTATGCCACGCAGCTGCAG AACACCTACGACCGGTGCCCCATGGAGCTGGTGCGCTGCATCCGGCACATCCTGTACCATGAGCAGCGCCTGGTGCGGGAGGCCAACAAC agcccctccccagctggaTCGCTGGTGGATGCCATGTCCCAGAAGCACCTGCAGATCAATCAGACCTTCGAGGAGCTGCGGCTCATCACGCAGGACTCGGAGAACGAGCtcaagaaactgcagcagacGCAGGAGTACTTCATCATCCAGTACCAGGAGAACATGCGCCTCCAAG CCCAGttctcccagctctcccagctgggCCCCCAGGAGCGCCTGTCACGAGAGacacctctgcagcagaagaagGCATCGCTTGAGGCCTGGCTGCACCGGGAGGCCCAGACACTACAGCAGTACCGAGTG GACCTGGCTGAGAAGCACCAGAAGACGCTGCAGCTGCTGCGCAAGCAGCAAACCACCATCCTGGATGATGAACTGATCCAGTGGAAGCGtcgccagcagctggcaggcaaTGGGGGCCCCCCCGAGGGCACCCTGGATGTGCTGCAGACCTG GTGCGAGAAGCTGGCGGAGATCATCTGGCAGAACCGACAGCAGATCCGGCGGGCAGAgcacctgtgccagcagctgccaatCCCGGGCCCGGTGGAGGAGATGCTGTCGGAGCTGAACAGCACCATCACAGACATCATCTCTGCCCTGGTCACCAG TACCTTCATCATCGAGAAGCAGCCCCCCCAGGTGCTGAAGACCCAGACCAAGTTCGCAGCCACTGTGCGGCTCCTGGTGGGGGGCAAGCTGAATGTGCACATGAACCCCCCCCAGGTGAAGGCCACCATCATCAGCGAGCAGCAGGCTAAGGCCTTGCTCAAGAACGAGAGCACCCGCAA CGAGAGCAGTGGGGAGATCCTCAACAACTGCTGTGTGATGGAGTACCACCAGGCCACCGGCACGCTGAGTGCCCACTTCCGCAACATG TCCCTGAAGAGGATCAAGCGCTCGGACCGGCGTGGGGCGGAGTCGGTGACAGAGGAGAAATTCACCATCCTCTTTGAGTCACAGTTCAGTGTCGGTGGCAATGAGTTGGTCTTCCAGGTGAAG ACCctgtccctgcccgtggtggTGATTGTGCATGGGAGCCAGGACAACAATGCCACGGCCACTGTGCTCTGGGACAATGCCTTTGCCGAGCCT GGCCGTGTGCCCTTCGCGGTGCCAGACAAGGTGCAGTGGCCGCAGCTGTGCGAGGCGCTCAACATGAAGTTcaaggcagaggtgcagagcaGCCGTGGGCTGACCAAGGAGAATTTGGTGTTCCTGGCACAGAAGCTCTTCAACAGCACCAGCTCCCACCTGGAGGACTACAGCAGCACCACAGTATCCTGGTCCCAGTTCAACCGG GAAAACCTTCCCGGGAGGAACTACACCTTCTGGCAGTGGTTCGATGGTgtcatggaggtgctgaagAAGCATCTGAAGCCGCACTGGAACGATGG GGCCATCCTGGGCTTTGTCAACAAGCAGCAGGCTCACGACCTGCTCATCAACAAGCCGGATGGGACCTTCCTGCTGCGCTTCAGCGACTCCGAGATTGGTGGCATCACCATTGCTTGGAAGTTCGACTCCT ccGAGAGGATGTTCTGGAACCTGATGCCTTTCACCACCAGGGACTTCTCCATCCGCTCCCTGGCTGACCGCCTGGGAGACCTCAGTTACTTGATCTATGTGTTCCCTGACCGGCCCAAGGATGAGGTCTTCTCCAAGTACTACACACCGGTTCTCTGTGAGTCCACGCCAG CCAAAGCCGTGGATGGATATGTGAAGCCACAGATCAAGCAAGTGGTGCCAGA GTTTGTCAGTGCCtcaggggattctgcccctggaggGGCCACCTACATGGACCAGGTGCCCTCCCCCGCTGTCTGTTCACAGCCCCATTACAATATGTACACCCAGAA CCCTGACACGGTGCTGGACCCTGAGGGCGACTTCGACCTGGATGACACCATGGACGTGGCGCAGCatgtggaggagctgctgcggCGCCCCATGGACAGTCAGTGGATCCCCCATGCCCAGTCGTGA
- the LOC128978849 gene encoding signal transducer and activator of transcription 5B isoform X2, with amino-acid sequence MAVWIQAQQLQGEALRQMQALYGQHFPIEVRHYLSQWIESQAWDSIDLDNPQENVKATQLLEGLIQELQKKADHQVGEDGFLLKIKLGHYATQLQNTYDRCPMELVRCIRHILYHEQRLVREANNSPSPAGSLVDAMSQKHLQINQTFEELRLITQDSENELKKLQQTQEYFIIQYQENMRLQAQFSQLSQLGPQERLSRETPLQQKKASLEAWLHREAQTLQQYRVDLAEKHQKTLQLLRKQQTTILDDELIQWKRRQQLAGNGGPPEGTLDVLQTWCEKLAEIIWQNRQQIRRAEHLCQQLPIPGPVEEMLSELNSTITDIISALVTSTFIIEKQPPQVLKTQTKFAATVRLLVGGKLNVHMNPPQVKATIISEQQAKALLKNESTRNESSGEILNNCCVMEYHQATGTLSAHFRNMSLKRIKRSDRRGAESVTEEKFTILFESQFSVGGNELVFQVKTLSLPVVVIVHGSQDNNATATVLWDNAFAEPGRVPFAVPDKVQWPQLCEALNMKFKAEVQSSRGLTKENLVFLAQKLFNSTSSHLEDYSSTTVSWSQFNRENLPGRNYTFWQWFDGVMEVLKKHLKPHWNDGAILGFVNKQQAHDLLINKPDGTFLLRFSDSEIGGITIAWKFDSSERMFWNLMPFTTRDFSIRSLADRLGDLSYLIYVFPDRPKDEVFSKYYTPVLSKAVDGYVKPQIKQVVPEFVSASGDSAPGGATYMDQVPSPAVCSQPHYNMYTQNPDTVLDPEGDFDLDDTMDVAQHVEELLRRPMDSQWIPHAQS; translated from the exons ATGGCGGTGTGGATCCAGGCgcagcagctccagggtgaAGCCCTGCGGCAGATGCAGGCTCTCTATGGGCAGCACTTCCCCATCGAGGTGCGGCACTACCTGTCGCAGTGGATTGAGAGCCAGGCCTG GGACTCCATCGACCTTGACAACCCCCAGGAGAACGTGAAGGCGAcgcagctgctggaggggctgatccaggagctgcagaagaaggCAGACCACCAAGTGGGCGAGGATGGCTTCTTGCTGAAGATCAAACTGGGCCACTATGCCACGCAGCTGCAG AACACCTACGACCGGTGCCCCATGGAGCTGGTGCGCTGCATCCGGCACATCCTGTACCATGAGCAGCGCCTGGTGCGGGAGGCCAACAAC agcccctccccagctggaTCGCTGGTGGATGCCATGTCCCAGAAGCACCTGCAGATCAATCAGACCTTCGAGGAGCTGCGGCTCATCACGCAGGACTCGGAGAACGAGCtcaagaaactgcagcagacGCAGGAGTACTTCATCATCCAGTACCAGGAGAACATGCGCCTCCAAG CCCAGttctcccagctctcccagctgggCCCCCAGGAGCGCCTGTCACGAGAGacacctctgcagcagaagaagGCATCGCTTGAGGCCTGGCTGCACCGGGAGGCCCAGACACTACAGCAGTACCGAGTG GACCTGGCTGAGAAGCACCAGAAGACGCTGCAGCTGCTGCGCAAGCAGCAAACCACCATCCTGGATGATGAACTGATCCAGTGGAAGCGtcgccagcagctggcaggcaaTGGGGGCCCCCCCGAGGGCACCCTGGATGTGCTGCAGACCTG GTGCGAGAAGCTGGCGGAGATCATCTGGCAGAACCGACAGCAGATCCGGCGGGCAGAgcacctgtgccagcagctgccaatCCCGGGCCCGGTGGAGGAGATGCTGTCGGAGCTGAACAGCACCATCACAGACATCATCTCTGCCCTGGTCACCAG TACCTTCATCATCGAGAAGCAGCCCCCCCAGGTGCTGAAGACCCAGACCAAGTTCGCAGCCACTGTGCGGCTCCTGGTGGGGGGCAAGCTGAATGTGCACATGAACCCCCCCCAGGTGAAGGCCACCATCATCAGCGAGCAGCAGGCTAAGGCCTTGCTCAAGAACGAGAGCACCCGCAA CGAGAGCAGTGGGGAGATCCTCAACAACTGCTGTGTGATGGAGTACCACCAGGCCACCGGCACGCTGAGTGCCCACTTCCGCAACATG TCCCTGAAGAGGATCAAGCGCTCGGACCGGCGTGGGGCGGAGTCGGTGACAGAGGAGAAATTCACCATCCTCTTTGAGTCACAGTTCAGTGTCGGTGGCAATGAGTTGGTCTTCCAGGTGAAG ACCctgtccctgcccgtggtggTGATTGTGCATGGGAGCCAGGACAACAATGCCACGGCCACTGTGCTCTGGGACAATGCCTTTGCCGAGCCT GGCCGTGTGCCCTTCGCGGTGCCAGACAAGGTGCAGTGGCCGCAGCTGTGCGAGGCGCTCAACATGAAGTTcaaggcagaggtgcagagcaGCCGTGGGCTGACCAAGGAGAATTTGGTGTTCCTGGCACAGAAGCTCTTCAACAGCACCAGCTCCCACCTGGAGGACTACAGCAGCACCACAGTATCCTGGTCCCAGTTCAACCGG GAAAACCTTCCCGGGAGGAACTACACCTTCTGGCAGTGGTTCGATGGTgtcatggaggtgctgaagAAGCATCTGAAGCCGCACTGGAACGATGG GGCCATCCTGGGCTTTGTCAACAAGCAGCAGGCTCACGACCTGCTCATCAACAAGCCGGATGGGACCTTCCTGCTGCGCTTCAGCGACTCCGAGATTGGTGGCATCACCATTGCTTGGAAGTTCGACTCCT ccGAGAGGATGTTCTGGAACCTGATGCCTTTCACCACCAGGGACTTCTCCATCCGCTCCCTGGCTGACCGCCTGGGAGACCTCAGTTACTTGATCTATGTGTTCCCTGACCGGCCCAAGGATGAGGTCTTCTCCAAGTACTACACACCGGTTCTCT CCAAAGCCGTGGATGGATATGTGAAGCCACAGATCAAGCAAGTGGTGCCAGA GTTTGTCAGTGCCtcaggggattctgcccctggaggGGCCACCTACATGGACCAGGTGCCCTCCCCCGCTGTCTGTTCACAGCCCCATTACAATATGTACACCCAGAA CCCTGACACGGTGCTGGACCCTGAGGGCGACTTCGACCTGGATGACACCATGGACGTGGCGCAGCatgtggaggagctgctgcggCGCCCCATGGACAGTCAGTGGATCCCCCATGCCCAGTCGTGA
- the LOC128978849 gene encoding signal transducer and activator of transcription 5B isoform X5: protein MAVWIQAQQLQGEALRQMQALYGQHFPIEVRHYLSQWIESQAWDSIDLDNPQENVKATQLLEGLIQELQKKADHQVGEDGFLLKIKLGHYATQLQNTYDRCPMELVRCIRHILYHEQRLVREANNSPSPAGSLVDAMSQKHLQINQTFEELRLITQDSENELKKLQQTQEYFIIQYQENMRLQAQFSQLSQLGPQERLSRETPLQQKKASLEAWLHREAQTLQQYRVDLAEKHQKTLQLLRKQQTTILDDELIQWKRRQQLAGNGGPPEGTLDVLQTWCEKLAEIIWQNRQQIRRAEHLCQQLPIPGPVEEMLSELNSTITDIISALVTSTFIIEKQPPQVLKTQTKFAATVRLLVGGKLNVHMNPPQVKATIISEQQAKALLKNESTRNESSGEILNNCCVMEYHQATGTLSAHFRNMSLKRIKRSDRRGAESVTEEKFTILFESQFSVGGNELVFQVKGRVPFAVPDKVQWPQLCEALNMKFKAEVQSSRGLTKENLVFLAQKLFNSTSSHLEDYSSTTVSWSQFNRENLPGRNYTFWQWFDGVMEVLKKHLKPHWNDGAILGFVNKQQAHDLLINKPDGTFLLRFSDSEIGGITIAWKFDSSERMFWNLMPFTTRDFSIRSLADRLGDLSYLIYVFPDRPKDEVFSKYYTPVLSKAVDGYVKPQIKQVVPEFVSASGDSAPGGATYMDQVPSPAVCSQPHYNMYTQNPDTVLDPEGDFDLDDTMDVAQHVEELLRRPMDSQWIPHAQS from the exons ATGGCGGTGTGGATCCAGGCgcagcagctccagggtgaAGCCCTGCGGCAGATGCAGGCTCTCTATGGGCAGCACTTCCCCATCGAGGTGCGGCACTACCTGTCGCAGTGGATTGAGAGCCAGGCCTG GGACTCCATCGACCTTGACAACCCCCAGGAGAACGTGAAGGCGAcgcagctgctggaggggctgatccaggagctgcagaagaaggCAGACCACCAAGTGGGCGAGGATGGCTTCTTGCTGAAGATCAAACTGGGCCACTATGCCACGCAGCTGCAG AACACCTACGACCGGTGCCCCATGGAGCTGGTGCGCTGCATCCGGCACATCCTGTACCATGAGCAGCGCCTGGTGCGGGAGGCCAACAAC agcccctccccagctggaTCGCTGGTGGATGCCATGTCCCAGAAGCACCTGCAGATCAATCAGACCTTCGAGGAGCTGCGGCTCATCACGCAGGACTCGGAGAACGAGCtcaagaaactgcagcagacGCAGGAGTACTTCATCATCCAGTACCAGGAGAACATGCGCCTCCAAG CCCAGttctcccagctctcccagctgggCCCCCAGGAGCGCCTGTCACGAGAGacacctctgcagcagaagaagGCATCGCTTGAGGCCTGGCTGCACCGGGAGGCCCAGACACTACAGCAGTACCGAGTG GACCTGGCTGAGAAGCACCAGAAGACGCTGCAGCTGCTGCGCAAGCAGCAAACCACCATCCTGGATGATGAACTGATCCAGTGGAAGCGtcgccagcagctggcaggcaaTGGGGGCCCCCCCGAGGGCACCCTGGATGTGCTGCAGACCTG GTGCGAGAAGCTGGCGGAGATCATCTGGCAGAACCGACAGCAGATCCGGCGGGCAGAgcacctgtgccagcagctgccaatCCCGGGCCCGGTGGAGGAGATGCTGTCGGAGCTGAACAGCACCATCACAGACATCATCTCTGCCCTGGTCACCAG TACCTTCATCATCGAGAAGCAGCCCCCCCAGGTGCTGAAGACCCAGACCAAGTTCGCAGCCACTGTGCGGCTCCTGGTGGGGGGCAAGCTGAATGTGCACATGAACCCCCCCCAGGTGAAGGCCACCATCATCAGCGAGCAGCAGGCTAAGGCCTTGCTCAAGAACGAGAGCACCCGCAA CGAGAGCAGTGGGGAGATCCTCAACAACTGCTGTGTGATGGAGTACCACCAGGCCACCGGCACGCTGAGTGCCCACTTCCGCAACATG TCCCTGAAGAGGATCAAGCGCTCGGACCGGCGTGGGGCGGAGTCGGTGACAGAGGAGAAATTCACCATCCTCTTTGAGTCACAGTTCAGTGTCGGTGGCAATGAGTTGGTCTTCCAGGTGAAG GGCCGTGTGCCCTTCGCGGTGCCAGACAAGGTGCAGTGGCCGCAGCTGTGCGAGGCGCTCAACATGAAGTTcaaggcagaggtgcagagcaGCCGTGGGCTGACCAAGGAGAATTTGGTGTTCCTGGCACAGAAGCTCTTCAACAGCACCAGCTCCCACCTGGAGGACTACAGCAGCACCACAGTATCCTGGTCCCAGTTCAACCGG GAAAACCTTCCCGGGAGGAACTACACCTTCTGGCAGTGGTTCGATGGTgtcatggaggtgctgaagAAGCATCTGAAGCCGCACTGGAACGATGG GGCCATCCTGGGCTTTGTCAACAAGCAGCAGGCTCACGACCTGCTCATCAACAAGCCGGATGGGACCTTCCTGCTGCGCTTCAGCGACTCCGAGATTGGTGGCATCACCATTGCTTGGAAGTTCGACTCCT ccGAGAGGATGTTCTGGAACCTGATGCCTTTCACCACCAGGGACTTCTCCATCCGCTCCCTGGCTGACCGCCTGGGAGACCTCAGTTACTTGATCTATGTGTTCCCTGACCGGCCCAAGGATGAGGTCTTCTCCAAGTACTACACACCGGTTCTCT CCAAAGCCGTGGATGGATATGTGAAGCCACAGATCAAGCAAGTGGTGCCAGA GTTTGTCAGTGCCtcaggggattctgcccctggaggGGCCACCTACATGGACCAGGTGCCCTCCCCCGCTGTCTGTTCACAGCCCCATTACAATATGTACACCCAGAA CCCTGACACGGTGCTGGACCCTGAGGGCGACTTCGACCTGGATGACACCATGGACGTGGCGCAGCatgtggaggagctgctgcggCGCCCCATGGACAGTCAGTGGATCCCCCATGCCCAGTCGTGA